One genomic region from Paramormyrops kingsleyae isolate MSU_618 chromosome 24, PKINGS_0.4, whole genome shotgun sequence encodes:
- the LOC140582146 gene encoding uncharacterized protein, whose translation MPRTKASKRSAAAKKRLMDRRRAADSFDVAMTDDGVMSFPPYRNTKKITTVTFPTSHDQQPEQAVQPRPDSVMAMTDGARTVRGSFHQGHPRFGVNSNKQCVANSLIAIVMCKVKNVLTWSVTDIDQVLLNGDDLYTTIRDAGRIRDASGYLFVRDLPTEYTLNGDKFEINYHDDMFVGLFGVSEYGDMCNILMSADQAQHPDGNSSVTSLNQSTSMSDHPDGNSSMTRVQQFASMSESQYGVVRPNVTDDAEPEVNMHVGNEGRDTECCATRCSEINTPSEMASSRRKLETEKRRYDVSDVYREQQLARKMKRYHDDDDYRDRVKQSVKSRNIEKRTKEKDNRKDINYVIEQFRQKISKGPEYICSVCHRMLFKHQVLICKKDEYFKKSQAIAVVASQCITETYLHNCVDMCSDDCSSVIGPRGSLWICHTCHRKILDGKLPAESVANNLALDPVPVELQGLNSLEQHLIAMHIPFMRIVSLPKGGQNGVHGPVTCVPSSVPNVAEVLPRVNNDDLMIRVKLKRKLTYKGHYKYEFVHPEKIKKALLYLTENNKFYSNVEFNDDWINPLQKTKEMPGDVSDIHANEDCNENNIEDEEMDETLHDRQQHGMYMDTCLQPVDIAQEILDQHFDGIMSMAPAEGNNPVRLLTDESNEAKCFPVLFPKGTGTFHDRKKEKLTLCRYLNTRILNADGRFGKNLDYIFYGQYLSELQQVVSNVSIAVRKGYDARDKCPVTSETLTNKESLQKMFNFDEGYKFLRPIRGTPVFWQSVQKDLFAMVRQLGIPTWFCSFSSADLRWTELMTVIFKQDGIDASSAELDWSERCALLKNNPVTAARMFDYRFHCFLKDVIMSEAQPIGKIVDYFYRIEFQQRGSPHTHCLFWVEDAPKVGKDDEDEVSAFIDQYVTCEMPVGDDEMHEIVCSVQQHSKRHSKTCKKKGKTCRFNFPRPPSNRTFVSSCKVGDGETDRQPLKKEVADAIMKKVKDAVLNPEANYDSVDSLFSTIGISQEMFEAAYSRITKKTTIVLKRRPCEVWVNQYNRDLLRCWNANMDIQFVVDAYSCIVYIISYISKAEREMGLLLANAQKEATQQGNLDAKEALRQLGSVFLHNREVSAQESVYRLTNMRLKEGSRKVQFIPTGENVVKMSLPLNVIRKKAECENEDEQGIWMNSITDRYKARPKTEVFAGMCLARFASEYRILCKSQSSCPGSVQLDRKLGFVKKRTRTDAAVVRYARFSPTKDPEKYYHSILQLFLPHYFDAQLKPSTFGSYQEFYETGCVKFLDELHSVKLVVESNMSSFEKESSAIDKAQEDLQLHGAMEDAWAEICPETERERLECLASKSNITPEMREQCDEIPDLLPRLSHYMLHDNPCGMSNQEALALLRSLNNKQSEIFYKIRNWCLQKARGENPEPFHVFISGPGGVGKSVLIKAIHYEAARILRQLSHNPDETHVLLTAPTGVSAYNIKAATIHTCFHIATDVKLPYEPLGDEKLNSLRAELGNLQILIIDEISMVDHKLLAYIHGRLRQIKQIGDYSAFGNVSIIAVGDFYQLCPVKGKALYTEGKGVNLWQNHFAMVELTEIMRQKDMEFAQLLNRLRKRKRGDAMLAEDITMLKQCVTGEGQDSTALHIYATNDEVDQHNYHMLRKICSDHVIIHAQDFERVAATGRLERKHGHHANVQKTCLLESLHVGVNARVMLLKNIDVSDGLVNGAFGTVSDIRFDTDEDFPSEIHITFDNEAAGKSLRGKKPCLKVGLDKATRIKPEEERVTNSGGTRRQFPLKLAWACTVHKVQGLTVDKAVVSLKKIFTAGQAYVALSRVTSLEGLIIEDFKETAIYAKQDIETAMQSMSVFIEPVMEVPSSCKILLHNVEGLTCHLDDIKKDRRPPSYNLTILQKNLMQLITRLDSVEGGKIIMGDFNENLLQLAPCFRGLQLGFRELALGLRQGGLRLDMVACCWRVV comes from the exons ATGCCTCGCACCAAGGCGTCCAAGCGTTcagcagcagcgaagaagaggctGATGGACCGGCGGCGAGCTGCTGATAGTTTTGATGTGGCTATGACCGATGACGGGGTTatgtcttttcccccctaccGGAATACCAAAAAGATCACGACTGTGACTTTCCCGACGAGCCACGACCAACAACCTGAGCAGGCCGTACAGCCGCGGCCTGACTCTGTCATGGCTATGACTGACGGG gcacgTACTGTGAGAGGCTCCTTCCATCAAGGACACCCACGATTTGGAGTCAACAGTAACAAGCAATGTGTTGCTAATAGTTTGATTGCTATAGTGATGTGTAAGGTAAAGAATGTTTTAACCTGGTCAGTCACAGACATTGATCAAGTACTGCTGAATGGAGATGACCTCTACACtaccatcagagatgctgggAGAATTCGAGATGCTTCTGGGTATCTGTTCGTGAGAGATCTACCAACTGAGTACACATTGAATGGtgataaatttgaaataaactaccatgatgacatgtttgttggcttGTTTGGTGTGAGCGAATATGGAGATATGTGCAACATTCTCATGTCAGCTGATCAAGCG CAGCATCCAGATGGTAACTCCTCAGTCACCAGTCTCAACCAGTCTACCAGCATGTCAGACCATCCAGACGGTAACTCCTCAATGACCAGAGTCCAGCAGTTTGCCAGCATGTCAGAGAGCCAATATGGTGTGGTAAGGCCAAATGTGACAGACGATGCAGAACCTGAGGTTAATATGCACGTGGGCAATGAAG GGCGTGATACTGAATGTTGTGCCACACGATGCTCTGAAATTAACACACCATCTGAAATGGCATCAAGTCGTCGGAAACTGGAAACAGAAAAAAGACGGTATGATGTAAGTGACGTGTACAGGGAGCAACAACTTGCCAGAAAGATGAAGCGCTACCATGATGATGACGACTACCGAGACCGTGTTAAACAATCAG taaaaagcagaaatattGAAAAACGGACTAAAGAGAAGGATAACAGAAAAGACATTAACTATGTGATTGAACAGTTTAGACAGAAAATAAGTAAAGGCCCAGAATACATTTGTTCAGTGTGTCATCGAATGCTATTTAAACACCAAGTTCTGATTTGCAAGAAAGATGAGTACTTCAAAAAATCACAGGCAATTGCGGTAGTGGCATCACAGTGTATAACTGAGACATACTTGCATAATTGTGTAGATATGTGTTCTGATGATTGTAGCAGTGTTATTGGCCCTAGAGGTTCCTTGTGGATCTGCCACACGTGTCACAGAAAGATTCTTGATGGAAAACTGCCAGCAGAGAGTGTTGCAAACAATCTAGCTTTAGACCCAGTCCCTGTAGAGTTACAGGGTCTAAATTCACTGGAACAGCATCTGATTGCTATGCATATTCCTTTCATGAGAATTgtgtctttgccaaaaggtggacaaaatggtgttcatggtcctgTGACTTGTGTCCCATCTAGTGTTCCAAATGTAGCTGAAGTTTTACCAAGAGTcaacaatgatgaccttatgATACGTGTAAAGTTGAAGCGGAAGTTAACTTACAAAGggcattacaaatatgaatttgtgcatccagaaaaaataaagaaggcttTGTTGTATCTTACAGAGAATAATAAATTTTACAGCAATGTGGAGTTCAACGATGACTGGATCAATCCCCTGCAGAAAACTAAAGAAATGCCTGGTGATGTAAGTGACATACATGCTAATGAAGactgtaatgaaaataacatagaggatgaggaaatggatgaaactttgcatgatagacaacaacatggcatgtatatggatacgtgtcttcaacctgtagacatagcacaagagatcttggatcagcactttgatggaatcatgtctatggcacctgcagaaggaaacaatccagtgaggcttctaactgatgagtcaaatgaagctaaatgttttccagtccttttcccaaaaggaacaggtacttttcatgacagaaagaaggaaaaactgacactgtgtaggtatttaaatacaagaattcttaatgcagatggacgttttggaaaaaacttagactatatattttatgggcagtatttgtctgagcttcagcaggttgtgtcaaatgtgtcaatTGCTGTGAGAAAAGGCTATGATGCACGTGATAAGTGTCCTGtcacatcagaaactttgacaaataaggagtctctacaaaagatgttcaattttgatgaaggttataaatttctaagaccaatcagaggcacccctgttttttggcaaagCGTTCAGAAAGATCTGTTTGCGATGGTAAGACAGCTTGGCattcccacatggttttgctccttttcttctgctgatttaCGCTGGACAGAACTGATGACAGTAATCTTCAAACAAGATGGCATAGATGCATCAAGTGCTGAGCTCGACTGGTCAGAAAGGTGTGCACTGTTGAAAAATAatcctgtgacagctgccagaatgtttgactatcgattccactgcttcctgaaagatgtcatcatgtcagaagcacaacccattggcaaaatagttgattatttctacagaatagaatttcagcaacggggatcacctcacactcactgtttgttttgggtggaagatgcacctaaggttggcaaagatgatgaagatgaggtatcagctttcattgatcaatatgtgacatgtgaaatgccagTGGGTGacgatgaaatgcatgaaattgtatgtagtgtacagcaacatagtaagaggcactcaaaaacatgcaagaaaaaagggaaaacttgtagattcaatttcccacgtcctccaagcaacagaacatttgtgtcatcatgcaaagttggagatggtgagacagacagacagcccctgaaaaaagaGGTAGCAGACGCTATCatgaaaaaagtgaaggatgcTGTACTAAACCCTGAGGCCAACTATGACTCTGTTGATTCCTTATTTAGTACAATTGGTATCAGTCAGGAAATGTTTGAAGCTGCGTACTcaagaatcacaaagaaaactaccattgttcttaagaggagaccatgtgaagtgtgggtgaaccaatataacagagaccttctacgctgttggaatgcaaacatggacattcagtttgtggttgatgcatattcatgtattgtgtacatcatttcctacatttccaaagctgagagagagatgggactgctactggcaaatgctcagaaagaggccacccagcaaggtaaccttgatgcaaaagaagctcttcggcaacttggcagtgttttcctgcacaatcgtgaagtttcagctcaagaaagtgtttatcgtctgactaacatgaggttgaaagagggatcacggaaggtgcagtttatcccaactggagaaaatgtggtaaaaatgagccttccattgaacgtcatacggaagaaagctgagtgtgagaatgaggatgaacaaggaatttggatgaacagtatcactgatagaTATAAAGCCAGACCAAAAACAGAAGTGTTTGCAGGAATGTGCCTGGCAAGATTTGCATCTGagtacagaatactatgtaagtCTCAGAGCTCATgccctggaagtgtgcagttggacagaaaattaggatttgtgaagaaaaggacacgcacagatgcagctgttgttcggtatgctcgcttttcacccacaaaggacccagaaaaatattaccacagcattttgcaactttttctgccacattatttcgatgcacagttaaaaccttctacttttggcagttaccaggAATTCTATGAGACTGGTTGTGTCAAATTTCTtgatgaattgcattcagtgaaactggttgtggagtcaaacatgtcaagttttgaaaaggaatcaAGTGCAATAGACAAAGCTCAGGAAGACCTACAGCTGCATGGTGCAATGGAAGATGCTTGGGCAGAGATTTGTCCAGAGACTGAACGTGAACGGTTAGAGTGTCTTGCCAGCAAATCCAACATTACACCAGAAATGAGAGAACAATgtgatgagataccagatttgttaccaaGACTGAGTCACTATATGTTGCAtgacaatccttgtggtatgtccAACCAGGAAGCGTtggctttgcttcgctcactgaataacaagcaaTCTGAGATCTTTTACAAAATACGAAACTGGTGTTTACAGAAGGCACGTGGTGAaaacccagaaccatttcatgtattcatatctggacctggaggcgtgggcaagtcagtcttgatcaaagcaataCATTATGAGGCAGCTCGTATCTTGCGTCAGTTGTCACATAATCCAGATGAGACACATGTGTTACTGACTGCTCCAACTGGAGTTAGTGCTTACAACATAAAAGCTGCAACGATACACACCTGTTTCCATATTGCAACAGATGTGAAGTTGCCATAtgaaccacttggagatgaaaaactaaattcattgagagctgaactgggaaacctgcagatattgattatcgatgaaatttcaatggttgatcacaagctgcttgcgtatattcatggcagattaagacaaatcaaacaaattggagattattctgcttttggaaatgtttcaatcattgctgttggagatttctaccaactttgtcctgtgaaagggaaagctttgtatactgagggtaaaggtgtgaatctatggcagaatcattttgctatggtggagctcactgaaattatgagacagaaagatatggagtttgcacagttgctgaatcgACTAAGAaaacgcaaaaggggtgatgcaatgctggCGGAAGACATCACTATGCTGAAACAATGTGTGACAGGCgaaggacaagacagtactgctcttcatatttatgcaaccaatgatgaagttgatcagcataactaccatatgctgcggaagatctgctcagaccatgtcatcattcatgctcaggattttgaaagggttgctgcaactgggagactggaaaggaaacatggacatcatgccaatgttcagaagacatgtctcctagaatcactacatgtaggtgtcaatgcacgagtaatgctgctgaaaaacatcGATGTTTCAGACGGCCTagtaaatggtgcatttggtacagtcagtgacatccgctttgatactgatgaggattttccatcagagatacACATCACATTTGACAATGAAGCAGCTGGAAAGTCACTCAGGGGAAAGAAGCCATGCCTCAAAGTAGGGTTGGACAAAGCTACACGAATTAAACCAGAGGAGGAAagagtgacaaacagtggtggaacacgacggcagtttccattgaaattagcttgggcttgtacagtacacaaggtacaaggtctgacagtggataaggctgttgtatcactaAAGAAGATATTTACAGCTGGACAAGCGTATGTCGCATTAAGCCGTGTGACTTCTTTGGAAGGCCTCATAATAGAAGACTTTAAGGAGactgctatatatgcaaaacaagacattgagactgcaatgcaaagcatgtcTGTGTTTATTGAGCCTGTCATGGAAGTGCCATCATCATGCAAAATTCTCCTGCATAATGTTGAAGGACTTACATGTCACCTGGATGACATAAAGAAAGACAGAAG accaccctCGTATAATCTGACAATCTTGCAGAAGAACCTGATGCAGTTGATCACTCGGTTGGACAGCGTGGAAGGTGGGAAAATCATCATGGGCgacttcaatgaaaatcttttgcaa CTGGCACCATGCTTTAGGGGGCTGCAGCTGGGCTTCAGAGAGCTGGCACTAGGGCTGAGGCAGGGGGGACTAAGGCTGGACATGGTGGCCTGTTGCTGGAGAGTAGTCTGA